A portion of the Myxococcales bacterium genome contains these proteins:
- a CDS encoding protein kinase, whose amino-acid sequence MSGVPVTGALLAGKYRIEQILGVGGFGAVVAAHHLQLDQKVAIKYLLPEALANAEIVERFAREARAAAKIRGEHVVRVIDVGNFEDGAPYMVMEYLEGHDLAKELERRGPLQVEDAVRYVLEACEALAQAHAAKIVHRDLKPSNLFLAIQPDKRSIVKVLDFGISKVESSSNEGALTKTSGMMGTAYYMSPEQMTAPKDVDHRSDIWALGVILYELLTGGPPFPGMTIPEVVAGILRNQREPLRSKRPDVPERLATAIEKCMMSSPADRHASVAALSHAIAPFAHARDRQSVESVARVLGETFQIPSSGTPQTPPVDATLQSSDLSARPRPPGSPASSVTAHNISTRTSEAPPVPPKRNSAIVAAVVAISCAIGAAAVVVVRRGAAPTPVAAMAPPATTTATVASPPEAPAAIKALEALPVAAPAAEPPREVPKADEPRTRGRVRPATSAATPATPKPAAAAPSAPLAAPAVPVSAAPAPAAPTQPKNPLQMGIK is encoded by the coding sequence GTGAGCGGCGTCCCCGTCACCGGCGCCCTCTTGGCGGGCAAGTACCGCATCGAGCAGATCCTCGGCGTCGGCGGCTTCGGCGCCGTCGTCGCGGCGCACCACCTGCAGCTCGATCAGAAGGTCGCCATCAAGTACCTGCTGCCGGAGGCGCTCGCGAACGCCGAGATCGTCGAGCGCTTCGCGCGGGAGGCGCGCGCAGCCGCCAAGATTCGCGGCGAGCACGTGGTGCGGGTCATCGACGTCGGCAACTTCGAGGACGGCGCCCCCTACATGGTCATGGAGTACCTCGAGGGGCACGACCTCGCGAAGGAGCTCGAGCGCCGCGGACCGCTGCAAGTCGAGGACGCCGTTCGCTACGTGCTCGAGGCCTGCGAGGCGCTCGCGCAGGCGCACGCGGCGAAGATCGTCCACCGCGATCTCAAACCCTCGAACTTGTTCCTCGCCATTCAGCCCGACAAGCGCTCCATCGTGAAGGTCCTCGACTTCGGCATCTCGAAGGTTGAGTCGAGCTCCAACGAGGGCGCCCTCACGAAGACGTCGGGCATGATGGGCACGGCCTATTACATGTCGCCGGAGCAAATGACGGCGCCCAAAGACGTCGACCATCGCTCCGACATCTGGGCGCTCGGCGTCATTCTCTACGAGCTGCTCACCGGAGGCCCGCCCTTTCCGGGCATGACGATCCCGGAAGTCGTCGCCGGCATTCTCCGGAATCAAAGGGAGCCGCTGCGCTCAAAGCGCCCGGACGTGCCGGAGCGCCTCGCGACGGCCATCGAAAAGTGCATGATGTCGTCGCCGGCGGACCGTCACGCGAGCGTCGCTGCGCTGTCGCATGCGATCGCGCCCTTCGCGCATGCGCGCGACCGGCAAAGCGTCGAGAGCGTCGCGCGCGTGCTTGGCGAGACATTTCAGATCCCGAGTTCGGGCACGCCGCAGACGCCGCCGGTCGACGCGACCCTACAGTCGTCGGACCTCTCGGCCCGCCCGCGACCGCCCGGGAGTCCAGCGAGCTCCGTCACCGCACACAACATCTCGACCCGCACGTCCGAAGCGCCTCCGGTCCCACCGAAGCGCAATTCGGCGATCGTGGCGGCGGTGGTGGCCATCTCGTGCGCCATCGGTGCCGCAGCCGTGGTCGTCGTGCGACGAGGCGCGGCGCCGACGCCCGTCGCCGCGATGGCTCCGCCCGCCACAACGACCGCGACCGTGGCGTCGCCGCCGGAGGCGCCAGCGGCCATCAAGGCGCTCGAGGCCCTGCCCGTCGCGGCGCCCGCCGCAGAGCCCCCCCGAGAAGTGCCGAAGGCCGACGAGCCTCGCACCCGAGGTCGCGTGCGACCTGCAACATCCGCCGCGACTCCCGCAACGCCGAAGCCCGCCGCCGCTGCGCCGTCGGCGCCCCTCGCGGCTCCCGCCGTACCGGTCTCCGCAGCACCCGCACCAGCCGCTCCGACCCAACCGAAGAACCCGCTCCAGATGGGGATCAAGTGA
- a CDS encoding PEGA domain-containing protein — translation MRTRTRFVCLASLAFCLAATTDATIASAQGKPKTPKVAEPPPPPAPPPAPPPPPAPPAIPGLAETLTGDAKSEYESAKVLFADGDHAGALVKFKTAYDKSKDARLLWNMAACEKNLRHYAKTLKLVRQYLADGLEKLSNEDMGEARELIKVIEPFTAKLRINVTEPEAEIYLDEELLGRSPLEPLVIDMGPRRVRVKKNDFEEFLRDVPVAGGSDVTLDAALTRIVHEARVSIRADEGARIEIDGKFVGAGTWSGVLPSGGHSVRVTKEKMQPYAQEVFLRDKDSRELSITLVAEPSRGLPAWAWITGGVLVAGGLGVAGVVLFKPKDSYEGPKGNLGEGVAQASRPFTFR, via the coding sequence GTGAGAACAAGAACCCGCTTCGTTTGCCTCGCATCCCTCGCGTTCTGCCTCGCCGCAACAACCGACGCGACGATCGCGTCGGCCCAGGGCAAGCCCAAGACGCCGAAGGTGGCGGAGCCGCCCCCTCCTCCTGCGCCTCCTCCAGCGCCACCTCCGCCGCCGGCGCCGCCTGCCATTCCCGGACTCGCAGAGACGCTGACCGGTGACGCCAAGAGCGAATACGAGTCGGCCAAAGTGCTCTTCGCCGACGGCGATCACGCGGGTGCCCTCGTGAAATTCAAGACCGCCTACGACAAATCGAAGGACGCTCGGCTGCTCTGGAACATGGCGGCCTGCGAGAAGAACCTGCGCCACTACGCCAAGACGCTGAAGCTCGTGCGCCAATACCTCGCCGATGGCCTCGAGAAGCTCTCGAACGAAGACATGGGCGAGGCGCGCGAGCTCATCAAGGTCATCGAGCCCTTCACCGCGAAGCTCCGCATCAACGTGACGGAGCCCGAAGCGGAGATCTACCTCGACGAGGAGCTCCTGGGTCGCTCGCCGCTCGAGCCGCTCGTCATCGACATGGGGCCGCGGCGCGTCCGCGTGAAGAAGAACGACTTTGAAGAGTTCCTCCGCGACGTTCCCGTCGCCGGCGGCTCAGACGTCACGCTCGACGCGGCGCTGACGCGCATCGTGCATGAAGCGCGCGTCTCGATTCGCGCCGACGAGGGCGCGCGGATCGAGATCGACGGCAAGTTCGTCGGCGCGGGCACGTGGAGCGGCGTCTTGCCGAGCGGCGGCCACTCGGTGCGCGTCACGAAAGAGAAGATGCAGCCGTACGCCCAGGAGGTCTTCCTGCGCGACAAGGACTCCCGCGAGCTCTCGATCACGCTCGTCGCCGAACCCAGCCGAGGCCTGCCGGCTTGGGCGTGGATCACGGGCGGCGTCCTCGTGGCCGGAGGCCTCGGCGTCGCAGGTGTCGTGCTCTTCAAGCCGAAGGACAGCTACGAAGGGCCTAAGGGCAACCTGGGCGAAGGCGTCGCGCAAGCGAGTCGCCCCTTCACGTTCCGCTGA